In one window of Kosmotoga pacifica DNA:
- a CDS encoding PH domain-containing protein, which produces MEIKIRPTRRAFVLRYIIYPYYLIAGTVMLFWKDLSQLPENDYLIYLIMWGGLTVIPGLILAFKRRKFSWFFWPLALNLLGWGSKFVFKEENYDYYVKNGPYLAFIAVSILALIFIELYRLTIKYKISDSGIEITTGLFGANNQLIVNRHITNVLLKRNFLEIIFGVGHIIPVTSSGMGTGDAGVFGGVTGGVGGSGTNVGGVMGSVATQKEFVADPKNCIYGVSSPKKIMEEVKKILTKQG; this is translated from the coding sequence ATGGAAATTAAGATAAGACCTACAAGAAGGGCTTTTGTTTTAAGGTACATTATCTATCCGTATTACCTCATCGCTGGGACTGTGATGCTCTTCTGGAAAGACCTGTCTCAGCTTCCAGAAAATGACTACCTCATTTACCTTATCATGTGGGGGGGATTGACTGTTATTCCGGGTCTTATCCTAGCGTTCAAACGCAGAAAATTCAGCTGGTTTTTCTGGCCACTTGCACTGAATCTCCTGGGATGGGGGAGCAAGTTTGTGTTTAAAGAAGAGAACTACGACTATTATGTGAAGAACGGTCCCTATCTGGCATTTATAGCCGTATCAATTCTTGCTTTGATTTTCATCGAGCTCTACAGGCTTACCATAAAATACAAGATCTCAGACTCAGGTATAGAAATTACAACAGGGCTCTTCGGCGCTAACAATCAGCTCATCGTTAATAGACACATAACAAATGTGCTTTTGAAGAGGAATTTCCTTGAAATAATCTTTGGAGTGGGACATATAATCCCTGTCACTTCCTCCGGCATGGGCACCGGTGATGCTGGTGTATTTGGCGGTGTTACAGGTGGTGTGGGTGGTTCTGGAACCAACGTTGGTGGGGTTATGGGAAGCGTCGCCACACAAAAAGAGTTCGTAGCCGATCCCAAAAACTGCATTTATGGCGTCTCCTCTCCAAAGAAAATCATGGAAGAGGTCAAGAAAATTCTGACAAAACAGGGTTGA
- a CDS encoding MarR family winged helix-turn-helix transcriptional regulator produces MDKPEKIMSPKEIFETLFDITRVFTRYFSEQVEIGELKTVEFFIMLLVHFKGPKKMHELAEAFNMTRGNTTILVDNMEKLGYLRRERSREDRRVVFVHITKKGKKLCDDIVNSFGKIVADFLNKVPKEDIEVVGDAFARLTRLFVSENGS; encoded by the coding sequence ATGGATAAACCAGAAAAGATAATGAGCCCAAAAGAAATATTCGAAACGCTGTTTGATATAACGAGGGTATTCACCAGATATTTCTCTGAACAGGTGGAGATAGGGGAACTAAAAACCGTTGAGTTTTTCATAATGCTTCTTGTGCACTTCAAAGGACCAAAAAAGATGCACGAACTCGCAGAAGCTTTCAATATGACACGAGGCAACACAACGATACTGGTGGATAATATGGAGAAACTTGGATACCTACGAAGGGAACGTTCTCGCGAAGACCGCAGGGTCGTGTTTGTTCATATAACGAAAAAAGGGAAAAAGCTCTGCGATGATATCGTAAACAGCTTTGGCAAGATCGTTGCCGACTTTCTCAACAAAGTCCCGAAAGAAGACATAGAGGTTGTTGGAGACGCTTTCGCAAGACTTACTAGACTTTTTGTTAGTGAGAATGGATCATAG
- a CDS encoding LacI family DNA-binding transcriptional regulator — protein MSKRITIKDIAKMSGVGVGTVSRVLNGGSVKPETRKVVMNAIKKLGYTPNVSARRLAGGKTMSILVLTPEIRTEFHWRLLESIDKTLDALDYQTVIYPVISQNRYNRLFNSNLFYEFDGVILCTLTYKKMFKKTPDFPVLILEDCEDKHDCVFLDNYYGGVLAAETLLERNIRNLYALYYDETSPLLSNENIIKRLEGFKDRLKEEDISFETDQLINADFFYGRPHERIIQILKTVERPGIFATTDNFAMNVLETAATLGKVPGKDFFIVGYDNQTWTERLELTTIKQPIEEMGEMASKLIVERIKNPELPVRHVKFQPSILRRKSA, from the coding sequence ATGAGCAAAAGAATAACGATAAAAGACATTGCAAAAATGAGTGGTGTGGGCGTTGGTACCGTTTCCAGAGTGTTAAACGGAGGAAGCGTCAAACCAGAAACACGAAAAGTGGTTATGAATGCAATTAAAAAGCTTGGCTATACACCGAATGTATCTGCTAGAAGACTTGCTGGTGGAAAGACGATGAGCATTCTGGTATTGACGCCTGAAATCAGGACGGAATTCCACTGGAGACTACTTGAAAGTATCGATAAGACCCTTGACGCATTAGATTACCAGACTGTGATTTATCCTGTAATTTCACAAAACAGATATAACCGACTTTTCAACAGCAACCTTTTCTACGAATTTGATGGGGTGATCCTGTGTACGCTTACATACAAAAAAATGTTTAAGAAGACTCCTGATTTCCCTGTTTTGATTCTGGAAGACTGCGAAGATAAGCACGACTGTGTTTTTCTAGACAATTATTATGGTGGCGTGTTAGCTGCGGAAACCCTCCTAGAGAGAAACATAAGAAACTTATATGCCCTCTATTACGATGAAACAAGCCCCCTGCTTTCCAATGAAAATATCATTAAAAGGTTAGAAGGATTCAAGGACCGTCTAAAAGAAGAAGACATCTCCTTCGAAACTGACCAATTGATTAACGCAGATTTTTTTTACGGCCGACCACACGAAAGAATCATTCAAATACTAAAAACCGTGGAGCGGCCGGGTATCTTCGCAACAACTGATAATTTTGCAATGAATGTTCTCGAAACTGCGGCTACTCTCGGTAAAGTCCCTGGAAAGGATTTTTTCATCGTTGGTTATGACAATCAAACATGGACTGAAAGACTCGAACTAACAACGATAAAACAGCCCATCGAAGAGATGGGAGAAATGGCTTCCAAATTGATTGTGGAGCGGATAAAAAACCCTGAACTTCCCGTAAGGCATGTTAAGTTCCAACCCAGCATATTGAGAAGGAAATCTGCTTGA
- a CDS encoding LacI family DNA-binding transcriptional regulator — MKLNIAVVAKKAGVSTATVSRVLNNSPSVSKRTREKVIKVIEELGYVPNHVARSLRSKKTGLIATIIPYSTDYVFNFPYFSIFLKETTKRLSEDGYQLLLTIEEPNGNPVEIYRTFLDRRIVDAFIILDLREKDERVDFLKKRKAKFVVVGRAIDGEDVPYVDTDNMGGALKAVSYLLDKDHRRILFLNGPKSHSVSIWRVRGYVNAYLKKGLEPDDSLILNGDFTESSGYEMVKNFNGEFDAIFASSDLMAIGALKALKELERKIPVIGFDDIPQAAMARPALTTVRQPIEEVGYTVADSIVTSLERGEDPKKVLDVELIIRESSEVDYEDNQKW, encoded by the coding sequence GTGAAATTAAATATCGCGGTGGTTGCAAAAAAAGCGGGCGTTTCAACGGCAACGGTTTCGAGAGTGTTAAACAATTCACCTTCTGTTTCAAAAAGAACCAGAGAAAAAGTAATAAAAGTCATTGAAGAACTTGGCTATGTTCCAAACCATGTGGCGAGAAGTTTAAGGAGCAAGAAAACAGGACTCATAGCAACCATAATTCCTTACTCAACAGATTATGTGTTCAACTTTCCATATTTTTCCATATTTTTGAAAGAAACCACAAAAAGACTTTCTGAAGACGGATATCAACTACTATTGACGATAGAAGAACCAAATGGGAACCCGGTGGAAATTTACAGAACCTTTCTCGATAGGAGAATTGTGGATGCTTTTATTATTCTCGATCTAAGAGAAAAAGATGAACGTGTCGATTTTCTGAAAAAGCGTAAAGCAAAATTCGTTGTAGTGGGAAGAGCTATTGATGGTGAAGATGTTCCATACGTTGACACCGATAATATGGGCGGTGCCTTAAAAGCTGTTTCATATCTGCTGGATAAGGATCATAGAAGAATTCTCTTTCTCAATGGTCCTAAAAGTCACAGCGTTTCTATCTGGCGTGTCAGGGGATACGTAAATGCCTACCTTAAAAAAGGACTCGAACCGGATGACTCTCTCATATTGAATGGGGATTTTACGGAAAGCTCTGGCTATGAGATGGTTAAGAATTTCAATGGTGAATTCGATGCGATTTTCGCCTCTTCAGATCTGATGGCAATAGGAGCCCTCAAAGCTCTGAAAGAGCTGGAAAGAAAAATACCTGTTATTGGATTTGACGATATCCCGCAAGCTGCGATGGCCAGACCAGCTTTGACCACGGTAAGACAACCCATCGAAGAAGTTGGATATACCGTGGCAGACTCAATTGTGACCAGCCTTGAAAGAGGCGAAGATCCCAAGAAGGTTCTTGATGTGGAATTGATAATACGCGAATCATCGGAGGTAGATTATGAAGATAATCAAAAATGGTAA
- a CDS encoding ABC transporter substrate-binding protein, giving the protein MKKLLVLLVVFVFTVSALAVVNVRISGWPGNPIEEGVIKSIVEKFNETHPDIHVEWEPIPGDFRQMIITQFSAGTAPDIFYVDTFWFEEMARQNMLLPLDLYIKKDNFDIEDFYPSLVEAFTYRGRIYGIPKDFSTLALYYNKEIFDEYGVEYPTSEDTWFDFLDKALQLKRKGFETPLVLAPDFNRLIPFVVAANGRVVKEDLNTGLTEPNSRFAIQFYLDLVNKYGVAQEPANLGAGWIGEAFGKEAVAMAMTGPWTLGYIRGQYPDVVEKTGIVEMPHLINRATMVYTVSWSINRNTRNRDAAWEVVKFLTKEGQKMFVEGAGVLASRKSIAAIDTDPMKKAFYDGAAYAIPWRIPTPSGIFNKANDQINSRLKDLFYGKTSFEQVLKEIEDNYMSWVSEE; this is encoded by the coding sequence GTGAAAAAGCTGTTAGTTCTTCTGGTGGTGTTTGTTTTTACTGTTAGTGCGCTCGCTGTTGTGAACGTTCGAATCAGTGGTTGGCCAGGAAATCCCATTGAGGAAGGCGTTATCAAATCCATAGTTGAAAAGTTTAACGAAACGCATCCTGATATTCATGTAGAATGGGAACCCATTCCCGGGGATTTCAGGCAAATGATTATCACACAGTTCTCCGCAGGTACTGCACCGGATATATTCTATGTTGACACCTTCTGGTTCGAAGAAATGGCAAGGCAAAACATGCTTCTTCCCCTGGATCTTTATATCAAGAAGGACAACTTCGATATCGAAGATTTCTATCCTTCGCTCGTGGAAGCCTTTACTTACAGGGGGAGAATCTACGGCATTCCCAAGGATTTTTCTACCCTCGCTCTCTACTACAACAAGGAGATCTTTGATGAGTATGGTGTGGAATATCCGACAAGCGAAGACACGTGGTTTGATTTCCTTGACAAAGCTCTTCAGCTCAAGAGAAAAGGTTTTGAGACTCCTCTTGTCCTTGCTCCCGATTTCAACCGCTTAATACCCTTTGTTGTAGCAGCAAATGGAAGAGTGGTCAAAGAGGATCTTAATACTGGTTTGACTGAACCCAATTCGAGATTTGCCATTCAATTCTATCTTGACCTTGTAAACAAATACGGAGTGGCTCAGGAACCTGCGAACCTTGGTGCGGGATGGATTGGAGAAGCCTTTGGAAAAGAAGCTGTGGCTATGGCGATGACAGGGCCATGGACACTTGGTTACATCAGAGGACAATATCCGGATGTGGTGGAAAAAACCGGGATCGTTGAGATGCCTCATCTTATCAATCGTGCGACAATGGTTTATACTGTTTCATGGTCCATCAACAGGAACACAAGAAACAGAGACGCAGCCTGGGAAGTTGTTAAATTCTTGACTAAGGAAGGACAAAAAATGTTCGTCGAAGGAGCTGGCGTCCTCGCTTCGAGAAAGTCCATAGCTGCCATAGACACAGATCCCATGAAAAAGGCCTTCTATGATGGGGCTGCCTATGCTATACCATGGAGAATTCCAACTCCAAGTGGAATATTCAACAAAGCCAACGACCAGATCAACAGCAGGCTCAAAGACCTCTTTTATGGAAAAACAAGCTTTGAACAAGTGTTGAAAGAAATCGAAGACAATTACATGAGTTGGGTATCAGAGGAGTGA
- a CDS encoding carbohydrate ABC transporter permease, with protein MNKKWRIGLIVSYIILIAYAAISLFPFIWSGLVSVTPMKYTDEEGIERGVDIMKWPPGIKLFEWPPKVFDAPSTVENYLQIFRITPYARWILNTVLYAVFVTVGHLLFDTLGGYAFARLRFPLRNFWFIMFLATLMIPGHVTMIPNYNLMVKFGFVNTYYGLFLPKLTGVFGLFLMRQFFLSIPRELEEAARMDGASIFKTYVKIVLPISKPAIAALAIYTFVGTWNDFLWPLLMTSDKNMYTLTVGLDFYRTSYYTFWQYMMAASILMTIPMIIIFLSFQRYFVESSVSTGLKG; from the coding sequence ATGAATAAAAAATGGAGAATCGGATTGATAGTTTCTTATATAATTTTGATAGCCTACGCCGCAATTTCTCTTTTTCCTTTCATTTGGTCGGGGCTTGTGTCCGTAACTCCGATGAAATACACAGATGAGGAGGGAATAGAACGCGGGGTAGACATCATGAAGTGGCCACCGGGGATCAAGCTCTTTGAATGGCCACCAAAGGTCTTTGATGCACCGAGTACTGTAGAAAACTATCTTCAGATCTTCCGAATAACCCCATACGCTCGTTGGATATTGAACACAGTTCTGTATGCGGTCTTCGTTACCGTAGGGCATCTGCTGTTCGATACCCTTGGTGGTTACGCCTTCGCAAGGCTCAGGTTCCCGTTGAGAAACTTCTGGTTTATCATGTTTCTCGCTACTTTGATGATTCCAGGCCATGTCACAATGATTCCCAATTACAACCTTATGGTCAAATTCGGATTTGTGAACACATATTACGGTCTTTTCCTGCCCAAGCTCACAGGAGTCTTTGGCTTATTCTTAATGAGACAGTTCTTTCTCAGCATCCCTCGAGAATTGGAAGAAGCCGCCAGAATGGATGGAGCTTCAATATTCAAGACCTATGTGAAAATCGTCCTCCCGATCTCCAAACCTGCGATAGCCGCTTTGGCGATTTATACCTTTGTGGGTACATGGAACGATTTTCTCTGGCCCTTACTAATGACTTCTGACAAGAACATGTACACCCTTACCGTTGGGTTGGATTTTTATAGAACAAGCTATTACACCTTCTGGCAATATATGATGGCTGCATCTATACTTATGACAATCCCGATGATAATAATCTTCTTGAGTTTCCAGAGATATTTCGTGGAAAGCAGCGTGTCCACAGGATTGAAGGGATGA
- a CDS encoding carbohydrate ABC transporter permease produces MGVRFSSKTKEAIAGYIFAAPIIISIMLFTIYPVFAGLYYSFTNYQPTEAQKFKMRFIPEEAMMFHTSVFPDEEDVSYEEVAEFFNPVDFVLYDVGVNLNERQIEAVKNYLDSERLIKDFLAGKLKEEMTVAEFMERYMKAESNLFKRYIPDFIGLSNFKKMAKDQYFWISLKNAFVYSIIVVPVQTLLAILLAVAANMNIRGRGFFKAVFFIPAISSSAAISMIFWLIYSKPGVLNRLLGYLGMQPIDWLNNPNTALGAIMVLNVWTTAGYFMITFLAGLQGIPRTIYEAAEIDGAKFWTRFWKITFPLLRPQILFVSIMGIIGCMQVFDQIYFLIKNMRNITISYYIYKNAFEYHNMGYASAIAMVLFLIILFITTLQRKFMKEEAYF; encoded by the coding sequence ATGGGTGTGAGGTTTAGTTCGAAAACGAAAGAAGCTATCGCTGGTTATATCTTCGCAGCACCAATAATCATTTCGATTATGCTTTTCACAATTTATCCCGTTTTCGCGGGGCTTTATTATAGTTTTACCAATTACCAACCGACCGAAGCCCAGAAGTTCAAAATGCGTTTTATCCCCGAAGAGGCTATGATGTTTCATACCTCTGTCTTTCCAGATGAAGAGGATGTTTCCTATGAGGAAGTAGCGGAGTTTTTCAACCCTGTGGATTTCGTTCTCTACGATGTTGGGGTAAATCTGAACGAAAGGCAGATAGAAGCCGTTAAGAATTATCTTGATTCGGAGAGGCTCATAAAAGATTTTCTCGCTGGAAAGCTGAAGGAAGAAATGACTGTGGCGGAGTTTATGGAAAGGTACATGAAAGCAGAAAGTAATTTGTTTAAGAGATATATCCCCGATTTCATTGGTTTGAGTAATTTCAAAAAGATGGCCAAGGACCAGTATTTCTGGATTTCCTTGAAAAACGCTTTTGTATATTCGATAATCGTCGTTCCTGTTCAAACGCTTTTAGCCATTCTACTTGCTGTGGCCGCCAATATGAATATAAGGGGACGCGGTTTCTTCAAGGCAGTATTCTTTATTCCAGCGATTTCCTCTTCTGCAGCCATATCTATGATTTTCTGGCTCATATATTCGAAACCCGGTGTCCTGAACAGATTACTTGGATATCTCGGAATGCAACCAATTGATTGGTTGAATAATCCAAACACAGCCCTTGGAGCAATTATGGTGCTGAACGTCTGGACAACCGCTGGCTATTTCATGATAACCTTCCTTGCTGGCTTGCAGGGGATACCGAGGACTATCTATGAAGCTGCTGAAATAGATGGAGCAAAATTCTGGACGCGGTTCTGGAAGATCACTTTCCCACTCCTTCGCCCTCAGATTCTTTTCGTTTCAATCATGGGCATCATAGGCTGTATGCAGGTATTTGATCAGATATATTTCCTGATTAAGAACATGCGAAATATTACTATTTCCTACTACATCTACAAGAACGCCTTTGAATACCATAATATGGGTTATGCCTCGGCAATAGCCATGGTCCTGTTCCTTATTATACTGTTTATTACGACACTCCAGAGAAAGTTCATGAAAGAAGAAGCTTATTTCTAA
- a CDS encoding amylo-alpha-1,6-glucosidase has protein sequence MKIIKNGNLMIVSNDEGIIDSRRDIAAGLYLEDTRFCSAFYLETDRGMKKLQSKFGSDFIINRYLFRSSPLSNHFDILLEETMIVSGNKLLLKLRLTNYSNGDVDINLKYVMKSGYEDIFVVREVNDSYFGLSERGTTSEIQEDKGLEYEDASAFYRIEKELPEGHFALGPKQTLNLKGYLHFYKVLKSSNIFKDMLEDRPIRFPSRPIEELAPLVKQSIGALKMLMIPTRYGDFPAAGLPWYATIFGRDSLIFALQTLETFPETARTVLEVLGIFQAVKIDDFKDSVPGKIIHEVRLNYLSLSNQIPFEQYYGTIDATLLYIILAGKYLEVTGDTKTIEKLLPNIEAAERWIYEYGDADGDGYIEYRPVSERGLQTQGWKDSGDSVSFKEGELAHPPIAFVEVQGYLYLAYHYLSFIYTKLGKTERATELLERSRNLKENFNKDFWMESEGYFAIALDGNKRKVDSISSNPGQCLFTGIIDDEKVEAVVRKLMSSELFSGWGIRTLSIHMKRYNPFSYHNGSVWPHDNSIIIMGLLKYGYTTEAKKISMALLDAMKKFDDKLLPELFSGLSKEETGGDIVEYPTSCSPQLWSIGTIFTINQALRPVKREG, from the coding sequence ATGAAGATAATCAAAAATGGTAATTTGATGATAGTGAGTAATGACGAAGGAATAATTGATTCCAGAAGGGATATCGCCGCGGGGCTTTATCTTGAAGATACGCGGTTTTGCTCGGCTTTCTATCTTGAAACAGACAGAGGTATGAAAAAACTTCAATCGAAATTTGGAAGTGATTTTATAATAAACCGGTATCTATTTCGCTCTTCTCCTCTTTCAAACCATTTTGATATCTTGCTTGAGGAAACTATGATTGTTTCCGGTAACAAGCTTCTATTGAAGCTCAGGTTGACTAACTATTCTAATGGAGACGTGGATATCAACCTGAAGTATGTAATGAAGAGTGGCTATGAGGACATATTCGTTGTAAGGGAGGTAAATGATTCCTACTTTGGCCTTTCGGAAAGAGGGACAACCTCTGAAATTCAGGAAGATAAAGGCCTTGAATATGAAGACGCTTCAGCTTTTTATAGGATTGAAAAGGAACTTCCTGAGGGGCATTTTGCCCTCGGTCCTAAACAGACCCTCAATCTCAAAGGGTATCTACATTTTTACAAAGTACTAAAAAGTAGCAATATTTTTAAAGATATGCTTGAAGACAGACCAATCAGATTTCCCTCCAGACCTATAGAGGAGCTAGCACCTCTGGTGAAACAATCCATTGGGGCTCTCAAGATGCTGATGATTCCAACTAGATATGGTGATTTCCCTGCTGCTGGCCTTCCGTGGTACGCTACTATTTTCGGTAGAGACAGCCTTATATTCGCCCTTCAAACCCTCGAAACTTTTCCTGAGACAGCCAGGACAGTGCTTGAGGTTCTTGGGATCTTTCAAGCGGTGAAGATCGATGACTTCAAAGATTCAGTTCCGGGGAAAATCATTCACGAAGTCAGGTTGAACTATCTTTCTCTGAGCAATCAGATACCCTTTGAACAGTATTACGGAACAATTGATGCCACGCTCCTTTACATTATTCTTGCAGGGAAATATCTTGAAGTAACTGGGGACACAAAAACCATCGAAAAGTTACTTCCTAACATCGAAGCCGCGGAGAGATGGATCTACGAATACGGAGATGCTGATGGTGATGGATATATTGAATATCGGCCGGTTTCTGAGCGCGGTCTACAAACCCAGGGATGGAAAGATTCCGGTGATTCGGTGAGCTTCAAAGAAGGGGAACTTGCCCATCCTCCCATCGCTTTTGTCGAAGTTCAGGGATATCTCTATCTGGCATACCATTATCTGAGTTTCATATACACAAAACTTGGAAAAACTGAAAGAGCCACCGAGTTACTCGAAAGAAGTAGAAACCTGAAAGAGAATTTCAACAAGGATTTCTGGATGGAATCTGAAGGGTATTTTGCCATTGCCCTCGACGGAAATAAGCGGAAGGTTGATTCCATAAGTTCAAATCCTGGACAGTGCCTATTTACGGGAATTATAGATGACGAAAAGGTCGAAGCGGTTGTGAGAAAGCTCATGTCCTCTGAACTCTTCAGTGGCTGGGGAATCCGAACACTCTCCATACACATGAAAAGATATAACCCATTTTCCTATCACAACGGTAGTGTATGGCCCCACGACAATTCAATTATAATCATGGGCTTACTTAAATACGGCTATACTACCGAGGCAAAGAAAATATCTATGGCACTGCTTGATGCAATGAAAAAGTTTGACGACAAGCTGCTTCCTGAACTCTTCAGTGGCCTTTCAAAGGAAGAGACAGGAGGAGATATTGTCGAGTATCCAACGAGCTGCTCACCACAACTTTGGTCTATTGGTACGATTTTCACCATAAACCAGGCCTTAAGGCCGGTGAAAAGGGAGGGGTAA